The following is a genomic window from Episyrphus balteatus chromosome 1, idEpiBalt1.1, whole genome shotgun sequence.
aatttaacactttgaacaacaattcttcattactgtttagccaaaaacatacttaacttaaacacaacatgacatcaaatgtacataaaaaaattactcagagcactaaaaaacacaaaaagtcttgtggcgaccgaatccgttgcacttaggattcaaaatttatctagtagctcggcgcctactatgtctatgcacactagtaagcacgtgtttgaataccgtttagtttttgttttatgctcactgtacgaagggtgaccgtgtacgaagggtgaccacttccccctatgcaagtaaaattgttacttgggttgctttgagagaaaagttcttcgtgcgatttttggtcccgtaTCCCGTATGTATTAATGGTGATTGAAGAAGAATATACAACAACGAGCTTTACGGGTTGTACACGGACGCTAACCTAGCCAAGAGAGTGaaggtgcagcgcctgagatTGCTAGGTCATGTGGAGCGCATagacaacaatgctccggcccggaaagttttcgactccaacccagagggatGGCGCAGTAGAagaagacctcgtctgaggtggcgcaaccaagtggaaggggacctcattcaacttggcgtgcgcaaCTGGAAGGAGCGAGCTAAcgatagagctggctggcgaaaCTTGTTGGTTGAgacccaaatccacagcggattgtagccgccttacggcgctggtcacaCTAAGTAAGTAATTAAGTATATGACTATACCAGATCGAGGAaacgaattgaaatagaatctTACAGGGCTATTCTGGAGTTGTGAGGCTCACAAGTCACAACTTTTTGTGAGGTTTTTTTTGTgaggtttcttatgaggttGTCACAATTTGGTATTCTGCGAAAaacctcataagaaacctcACAACAAATTCACCACAGGAAGTGGTGAGTTTCTTATTTTGACAACCAGCTGatttttcagataaaaaaaaaaacaatattcaatTCACATTTATTTGAGAATTAATAAACTCTCAAGGAATTAATAATCTATTTAACAAtcccaatttaatttttgcattcgATGATATAATTGCTCTTGTTTATATCTAAAGTTTAAACTTGGCGCAGATCAAGACATTCCTCGAGATGGACTCCAACCTAGTGAACCAGACATTCAGAGAGACTCAAGAACGTGAAACTCTTCAAAAGATGAGATGAGACTACGTCAACGCATGAGTCTTCAAACCAATTATAGTTTGGAAGGGTTTTTGGATCACCGGCATCGGATGGCATAAGTAGTTCGTCTATTACAACGGCAAGTAGTACTGATTGCAGTAAAAACAAGTCTTCACAGTAAGTGAATGCAATTCTTCTCCGCTTTTTGTAAATGAAGATCCAAAGAAAGATTTTCATATAAACAAGTATGAGGTAAgccacaaaaacaaataaaaattcccTAATAAAATATCCATCATTCCAATCTATTGCAGGAATATGGAGTGAATTGCTGGGTCGCAATTCAGGCCGAAGCAGCATCAGTAATGGTTGTTGTGGTAGTGGTAGCTCTGAAGAAGCTCAAATCGAATAATTCTACGAATCCGAAAATCATCCGAAAGAATCATCATCAAAAGTAATGAATAACATCGACGTGGTCTGGTCTGGATAAAAATCCATCGATAAACAGTAGAAACAGTAGTGGCTTACAGCTTTTCCCAGTTAATGGTGCCAACACAGAAAACAACACTTCATCGTCATTATATTACAGTGTAACCTATGAATCTTTACCTGCTTAAAATTCTTCACAGCAAAATATACCTACCTGCTCAGCAATAGCAGGTATAGCTGATAGCTTTTCgatcaaaaaaattccagatacgggtatccctaTTCGATACTTAGAGGATTTAATacatggagtgcttgttcctatacctaatacattgtaacgccatatgcatgtataggggtcgctgccttcgtttttcagtgcaagtccggttccgcagctgtaaataaacacgcttattgatgacagccatcaaagaaaataaaatggaggcatgaactcatcgaaaaacttaaagaaactagagccctctataaaagcttcacggaactaacagcacaagcactccatatattatatcctctaagattCGATAGGTGATTGAACGCACCCATATTAAAGGTCAAATTTGACATATAGGtacttcaatttttgttttctttttgattctATTGATTTGTATAATTAGAATTTTATTGTTCTGAacacaaaaatagttttattaatTCATGTTTTTATATGTACGAGTTtgcctataaaattttatttcaatttttttaaatctttttctcTAGTTTATTAGGTGCTCTTTGCTCTTTTCATTGCAACAACCGCATCCTACACATCAACAGAAACTACCACCACAGCAGCAACATCCACCGCAGCAACTGCACCACCAGCCCTCTCCTCAGATGATTCCTCCACAGCAACTTTTCAAACCACCTCCACAGAATCAGCAGCCTCCTCTCTGCCAGGGAATGCATCCACCAAACTTCAATCCGTCGCCATTTGGTATACCGCGCCCGGTCTATGGTCACGGTGGATATCAACCTCAATGGGGAATACCATGGAATAAGCAACAACATCATGCCATTCCGCCACAAGAAAAACTCGCTTTGATCAAGTTTGAATGGAAGCAGCATTGCTACGTGAACTTCCCTTGCAATCAGAGGAATCGGATAGAAGTGATCTTATGGATGCGAAGAGGACGCTATTTCTTAGGTATAAAAATCAATTCTTAAAAAAcatcgattttaattaaatgtttttagtTTCAGATATTTCACTGTGTTCATGAATTTGTTAAATGACTGCATTAATATTTCGGAAGCTGAAAAAGATCTACAAAACTCTCAAGTACTCCTTTCGACCACGAATGACTGCGTGTAAAATGTAGGCTCTCCGCAATGCCACTATCCAAGCTGGAAGCCATTCTTGATTCTGGTTTAATGCACTCCATCGATTTGGGTTATAATCCTGAATTGCAAACTCGAGCGGCTTTTGTAGAAGTTCTCACACAAATCCTACAATAAGGAACTGAATTTGATACAGTGGCTGAAACAATATTGGCTGATGGGCTCAAGCAACTTGttcaaataaagaaaataataaatgataAGGAATTGTTGCCTCTGCTTATGTTGCTTATGCAAATGGCTCTTCCTAATTTAGTTACAACATCTCAAATGGATCCATGAATAAAATAGCCCGTTTGCTTGTCACGCTTTTCGATGCTAAGCATCTTTCAGCACCTCTATTATGGAACATGTTTGATAGAGAGTAGAAGTATCCGATTCTATGCAGACCTTGTTTCGGGgctaagaataagaagtacttcttattcttagtTTCGGGGTAATTCGTTGGGTAGTAAAATTATGCCGTTGTGTTAAGATTACGGTGCAAATTATTTGCAGACTTTTAGAGCCTCTTATTTCACCGTTGTTGAATGATTAAAACACTAGCTTCGAAGTTAATACGACAAGGTACTTTTGACCTTAATTTTATGTGAACAACTTATTAACTCATTTTACTTTCAGATTGGAACAGGCCGATTATTAAGACAAAAATTGATCAACTTTTAGTAGCTTTGACTCAGAAATTGATGCAAAATTGCATCGGAACTATTGGTACTGTGATATTTTTGCACCAGGTGGTGTATATTAATATACTTGTAAgacaaatggagcttgaacgCTTGTCTTCTCTTAAATTCCAGTTCGCCtgccttttttttaagtagatgGCGCAAACCCACGTATCTGAgaaaaacacttcaaatttatgattttgGTTGAATTcatatgttatttttattgcaagatgcgttttaataaaataatttttctaaaaaattataaatcccTAATTTCTAGAATTTAGGAacaatcttttaaattaatacaaatacaaattttcaacagAGTCTGCGATTGGTGATCTTTTGGTGGATTTAAGATAGGTGAAAACAAAACTGAGACACACAGTGTTTGAGGAACTTGGGGTATTACTTATCTGGTTGCATTGGCTGCATAAGTGCATACGCTAATGCTTTGCTATTGCTGATGTTGCTACTGTTGCCGTGGGTGATGATTGTGAGTTGGCCGTTGTTGTGTGGAATGACTGCGGGGCTTCATATTTTTTGGCCTGAATCATTGACAATTGGCCTTATTTGTATCTTGTGGTCAACTGGAGGCTGATTTTGGCCTGTTGATTTATTGTGTCAACCTAAGAAAAATTAAGCTTTTGAAAATAGTCTGAtctaaaaatcataaattaagAGTTTACCTGTGATGACTAAAAATTGCCAATTAGGATAAGGAACTTCAACTGCGGACGTCATTAGACtctgtttattatttttggtgTTTGGGGCTGATACTGAAGTTGTTGTAATTGTTGTATGCGCACTTGTCGATTATGTTGCCGCTGCTGCTTTTTGCTATATAGTCTTTTCATGTTGTTTGCGATTGACAGCAACTTCGGTGGCTTGACGCAGGTTTTTAAGCATTACTTTGATTATTGGAAAGCTTTTTCAGCACAGATGGTGGacaattttctataaatttaatGAGCTAGTTAGACATAATACTGTAACGacgaattactgaactacttttaagataaaagtctgaacacactacctactactgcaaaggtagaaatgtgaacggacctttagtaattaagaaaaatatctcactgaacacatctaaaaatatcccactgaacgcatctaaaaatatctcactgaacacatctcaaaatatcccacactgaacacatctcaaaatatcccactagactggaagtatgaagtgcccttcctggaaaggaagtttcgagagacagggacgagagccttcgaggacgttctcgagtctcgagattccggtataaaaggcagcgtagacaccgaccggagacagtttaatcttgaaagtgaaagagtacagtacaaagtgaaataaagtgttgcgaattgttagtagtaaataaagtgatttaaaagtgtgtttgtttgagcgaataataaaagtaaattgagttgaaataaagtgtgttcttatttgaacggaaatataagtgtaaattaaataagttttattgtgaacccggaataaaacattacattggtgtcagaaaagtggaataaaacttatttatttgtgcgaatcagataatttcgcgaataaaataaaaagtgcgcgtgtgttttaacaataaacaaagtgtaaaacattttgaaataagtaaaagcgctcgcgttttgaaaagttaaaatgggtaaaacactaaatcagttaagtttgactgagttgaAGGCGGAATTGACTAAGCgaagtcttcctactgctggatcgaaaaatgatctcattattcgtctacaggattatttaacctagaaaaacgaagatttggatacatttcaattcgaagttgaattgatagaagaacgagtaagtactagttccgatatgtcatccatgatggctgttctccttgcaaaatttgaagaacagaaagaacaaattgagacacaacgcaaggaacagagagaacaattagaaaaacaacagagtagtgttctcgaaaaaattgagacacaacgcaaagaacagagagaacaattagaaaaacaacagagtagtgttctcgaaaaaattgagacacaacgcaaagaacagagagaacaaatggaacaacaacgcacagagcaaaagaaccttctagatgaacagaaaaacctcatcgaaggtaagcttgatgctatcgagaacaagttcattgctcttgatgcttccatcaaaggtgttgaaaaacaatctcaagaaaagttcgagaaagttgaagaaaaactcgaaaaagtagaaataaaattcgatgacaaattgaaaggaatggaagtgaaaatgcaaagttttaccgaagaacttgacagggttcgaaaaattaaggtgcgagaaagttctggtgagtatttaaagaagaaggaaatgcatccaccaacctttgatggacaaagttcttggtcgatctacaagaaacagtttgaggcagctgccacaacaaatggctgggatgacgaagacaaatgtatagcgctgactcttgctcttagaggtcctgctgctgagttgttacaaacgttaccaccagaaaagaatggtaactttaacgctcttgtccaggtcattgaaaaacgctttggagatggccatatgcaggaagtcttccgcgtccaactcaatacaagagtccagaaaagaggagaaactctgcaacaacttcaagcagatattgaaaggttggctcatctggcatatccgacagcaggagacgacattatcaatcagtttgcgacagaatcctttgtacgtgctgtatctgatataaatcttcagcgagcaattcgaacagctggaaaacgttcccttcctgaagcattagcgtttgcactgactatggaagcagcagaacaggcttctcaaggcgttcatcgggtaagagaagttgcagtggaggaatgctcttgtcaaaaactcgcgttccaaagaaaccagcgagacggagctgctcgatgctggaactgtaacaagacaggacatctccagcggcagtgcagattgccaccaagaagaactgcttgcgaacactgtggaaacaggaatattgcccaacaacaggtaagcgatacaactgacactcatgctcatcttgtttcccattcgggaa
Proteins encoded in this region:
- the LOC129921537 gene encoding uncharacterized protein LOC129921537 isoform X2 codes for the protein MFLYFIRCSLLFSLQQPHPTHQQKLPPQQQHPPQQLHHQPSPQMIPPQQLFKPPPQNQQPPLCQGMHPPNFNPSPFGIPRPVYGHGGYQPQWGIPWNKQQHHAIPPQEKLALIKFEWKQHCYVNFPCNQRNRIEVILWMRRGRYFLDISLCS
- the LOC129921537 gene encoding uncharacterized protein LOC129921537 isoform X1, translated to MFLYFIRCSLLFSLQQPHPTHQQKLPPQQQHPPQQLHHQPSPQMIPPQQLFKPPPQNQQPPLCQGMHPPNFNPSPFGIPRPVYGHGGYQPQWGIPWNKQQHHAIPPQEKLALIKFEWKQHCYVNFPCNQRNRIEVILWMRRGRYFLVSDISLCS